The stretch of DNA CGGAAGGCGCTTGACTCCTGCGGGATGAACGAGCACCGTGAGACCCCACAGGTCGGAACGACCGAGGAGGCTCACGGGCGAGCCCGCGGAAAGCATAGCGCCAGGAGCGCAAATCAACAGCCTAGTCTAACACAGCCTTTTAAACAACTAAAAAAGCAAGTGCATAGCGCAAATAAAGGCGCACATCACTTGCTTTCGATATTAATCAATATTAAGTAAGCATACGTATACCTAACAAAAGAGTATACATCTAGCATAAAAGTCCTAAGACAATATGGAAGAGCTCTATAATATTCAAAATATATCAAATTAGGTTCAGAGTCTATATAGCAAATAATTACTTTTACCACTCTTATTGACCGTTTCACAAGTTTTGTGCATATGCATGCACTGGTTGTAAAGTAACCAACTTATAAAATTTGAGCTTTTAACTCAATCAATAAGGCAACTAAAGTTGCCAATCGGCATTTGACCCGGCTGTCCGTATGGCCTTAACTCCCTTTAAGGAAGTGGTCAAAATTATCTGCTTGGAAAAACTCGGATATATATTGAATATAAGCTTTCCAATCCATAACGCTATTTTATATTATCAGAATATAAAAATAGTAGCAATAGAAAATTTGATATTATTTTTTTGCTCTACATGTACTATTTAGGAAATCGGAATATGTAAAATTATAGAAGAATTTTATATCAAAATGCTCATTGGACAGGTATAATTTATTTTAGTAGAAAACTATTATTTTAAGGAGGAAGAAGTTTGTCTAATCGAAAATGGACGAATCTTTCCATCGTTCTCGTATTACTATTCTCTTTGTTTAGCCCGTTTGCTAGTTTGAAGACTTATGCTGCGGCAGGGTTACATTTACTAGACGTAACAGAGAAAAGTGAGTCCACTGTGCTTGTTTGGGAAGTGGTGAACGACCAGGAAGAAGAGCTAACAAACTACCAATTAATAAAAAATGGTGAAGTGCTAGATATTGAACCGGTTCTATTAAATGAATCGACGGAAGATCAGGTCAAAAGGTATTCCTATGAAGATCAAAAGGTTGAAAAGAATACATTCTATAAATATGAAATCGCTGCTTACCTATCAACAGGGGAAAAAATAGTAAGTGCACCACTGGAACATACTTTTGCTGGACCAGTAGAAGATAACCAAATTACTTTGGTTGAGAATCCTGAGGAAGAGATCGTTACGACAACGATTAAAGTGGTGACAGATCAAGGTACTATTCCTTTTGAGTTTGATTTTTTCATTGAGGGCGCTGAGGTTAGTTATTATGGTTTTTTGGATGAGGAAGGCTTTTTTATCGACTCCGAGTCTAGTTCTCGCGACATAGAACTTCCTATTGGAACGTACACTTTGAATACATACAACTACTCTACCGAAGAAGAAATTAGCGCGGAGTTCACGGTCGAGAGTGGAAAAGACTATGTAACAAACCCAATTGAAATGGTATTACCTGATGAAAAACTTATATTGAAAAAGATTATTAAGGTTGAAGGGAAGACGGACCAATCGATTTCTATTAACTGGGATGGATACTTTGATCCCAAAGAAATAGAAAAATATCGTGTTTACTTAAATGACCAGTTGGTGGAAGAAATCACAGATCCATTTACGACATCTTATACGTATTCCGGTTTATTGCCTGCAACTTCGTATCAGGTAAAAGTAGACTATGTCTACAAAGATGGAACCATGGAGACCGTAAGTGCGGATGTCATGACATCACCACTTCCAGTAGGCGAAGAAGTTGTTTTTGCAGATGACAATCTAAAAAATGCAATCAAAAATCAGTTGAAAATCTATCATCGTGATCTTTACACAGATGATATGGGAAATTTGACTTATCTAGATGCAAGCTTTTCAGACATTAGTGATTTATCTGGCCTTGAGTTAGCGGTCAATCTTGCTGACCTGTTGCTTTATGGCAACCAAATTAAAGATCTCTCACCGCTTGCGAACCTGACGAATCTAGTGTCACTAGATTTAGATGAGAATTTAATAACAAGTCTTGAGGATTTATCCCAGTTAAAAAGTCTTGAGACATTGTTAGTGGCTTTTAACCAAATTGAAGATATTTCTGTTCTTAATGAACTTCCGAATCTTACCTATGTAGCGTTACATGGTAACGAAGGTCTTGATTTTTCAAAAGGTTCCGAAGATGTTGAAGAGCTAAAAAGCCTTATCACGAAGGGTGTTACGGTTGAATGGCAGTTAGAAAGTAACGAAATTCTTATTCAAGAGGCTTCAGAAACTTCGATTGGAATAGAATTTAGTTTTCCTGGTGTTACTGATTTCGTGAGCACGTATAATCTTTACCTAAATGGTGAATTAGTTGCAGAAATTCCTGTTGATGAGAGTTCTTATGTGTTTACAAATCTTGAGCCATTAACAGAATATGAGATTTCAATTGATGCAGTCGATGAAGATGGTTTCATTTGGGGCAGTGCCTATACCTATGTGCAAACAACACCTGTACCAGAGGGTGAGCTGGTTTCGTTAAAAGACCCTGCTCTAAAAGAAGCCGTACGTGATGCATTGCATATTTACTCACGCGATTTATATGAGAGTGATATGGCGTTACTAACAAGCTTAGATGCTAGTGCTCGAGGCATTGAGGAACTCGAAGGATTAGAGTTAGCTGTTAATCTTAGTGAGTTGCTATTGGATTCTAACGATATTCGCAATCTTGAGCCAATCGCTGGCCTCACGAATTTAGTTCAATTATCGATGAGCAAAAATAATCTTACAGACATTTCAGCGTTGGGTTCTCTAACAAATCTTGAGCTTTTAATGCTGGATAACAATGAAATAAACGATATCAGTATTCTATCTCATATT from Neobacillus sp. CF12 encodes:
- a CDS encoding leucine-rich repeat domain-containing protein is translated as MSNRKWTNLSIVLVLLFSLFSPFASLKTYAAAGLHLLDVTEKSESTVLVWEVVNDQEEELTNYQLIKNGEVLDIEPVLLNESTEDQVKRYSYEDQKVEKNTFYKYEIAAYLSTGEKIVSAPLEHTFAGPVEDNQITLVENPEEEIVTTTIKVVTDQGTIPFEFDFFIEGAEVSYYGFLDEEGFFIDSESSSRDIELPIGTYTLNTYNYSTEEEISAEFTVESGKDYVTNPIEMVLPDEKLILKKIIKVEGKTDQSISINWDGYFDPKEIEKYRVYLNDQLVEEITDPFTTSYTYSGLLPATSYQVKVDYVYKDGTMETVSADVMTSPLPVGEEVVFADDNLKNAIKNQLKIYHRDLYTDDMGNLTYLDASFSDISDLSGLELAVNLADLLLYGNQIKDLSPLANLTNLVSLDLDENLITSLEDLSQLKSLETLLVAFNQIEDISVLNELPNLTYVALHGNEGLDFSKGSEDVEELKSLITKGVTVEWQLESNEILIQEASETSIGIEFSFPGVTDFVSTYNLYLNGELVAEIPVDESSYVFTNLEPLTEYEISIDAVDEDGFIWGSAYTYVQTTPVPEGELVSLKDPALKEAVRDALHIYSRDLYESDMALLTSLDASARGIEELEGLELAVNLSELLLDSNDIRNLEPIAGLTNLVQLSMSKNNLTDISALGSLTNLELLMLDNNEINDISILSHIPNLMMLSLQGNKIKDISALAGMNIEFLNVGFNEIEDISSLLELENLQYVILMKNSLDLSEGSDDLSVIRTLEDKGILVMYEYLDISVDQVTQNSIEISWSPVTQDGYEDFLYYIVVDGEEVALDLDASSYTLTDLQSNTEYSIEVVGISNDFERLIYGTTVVTTSAEEENPGDGSDEPGEDTGGEGEGETPAAPGNNPGNGTENSPTPENNAEKEPGTLPNTASNMYNILLLGVLLIVVGACHRYIGRRTN